TGCTAATGTAAAGTTGTAAGttgtgtatttgtattttttgaaAGCTCCATCTGGATTATCAGATATATCTACAGGATATTCCACCTGAAGAAAAACAGAAAAGAAGATCACAATTCATATTACTTCTTTGATCATTCTCACTTCAATTTGTTCTAGGATTAGTTTAACACTAATTCAGGCACATGCAGTGGCAAGTGCAGAGTTTAGCAAGAATCCAGGTTGTTTCCCCAACTGATTCTCGGGCTTAATACAAAATGATGTATTAATTGACTAATACAAGAACCATGGTCATGTTTGTTAATGATTTATTAGTCAAATAGATCTCCAGGAAGACACAATTAACTTTCTACAATTACGAACCCAAGTTACCAGGCTTGGTTCTCTAACAATTTGGCACAATTACATTATTCTAAGCTATACTTTAAATGAAAAATCTCTTTGGATCTAGCTAAATACTCTCTTTGCCGGGAAGTCCCCAGTGGGGTAAAATGCTTCCTAACAAAGGCAACTCCATACCCAGAGGGACTCGAACCCttgaacccgagacctctaataaaggattaaaaaatatttaccactccaccacaacacTTGTTGAACTAGCTAAATAGTCTTGTTATACTATTGGGAGCAAAAGAGACTTTCTGAGGATTAAAATGCAATATGACAAATTTCCCACTGGCCCCCAATGTTCCCCTATTAGGGTAAGtgtctccttttcttttcttgtagtACTATTTAATCTTTTGAGGGATGATCAATATTCCCAGTTTCAATTTTTGATTGTCATTCTTTCTTATTACTctgtataaaaataatgttttcccCTCTTGACAACTCTTTAGTTTTAACTTTCCACTTTAACATGTTTAAAattacaagattaaaaaaagattttagtaaatcttaaatatctttaattttaaaactacaagattcaaaagtcttttacttTCTTATACACTCCGTGTATGTCAAACCCTACAACAAATTAAACCAGAGGGCATAGTACCAAaatgagaaataatttttttggactAGAGAGAGTAAATCACTTCCAAAATGAGAATGACTATATTATTAGAAATTTCATTTTCACCCCAAATAAAAGGAAGGAAAGATTATATATTAAGCTTTAATAGTTTCAATAATTTGTAGTTAATATTTATGACTAGACTGGCATCTACTTTGAACAATTAGATGAGATTAAACGACGAGCTAAAAACTTTACATTTCAAGTCCTTCATTTTACTGTTCATGATCAAATCTTTCCCATTATTCCTCCACATTTTACTGCCTTTCACAGCTTCATGCCGGAAAACAGTACTCGTTGACTTATCAATGGCGTCTTTGTGAAATTTGAactaaataatgaaaatttcTAGTCTCAGGTAGACCAAATCTTCAATTAACCCTAATTTATGCAGCTAATCCAAGCTAGAGTTTATCGAAACTATAGCATAATATGGTAGAAACAGTAATTAACCATAGATCAGCAAGTACAGAGTTAAAATAGAAGTAAAATTAACACTAATTGCAGAGAAGAAAAAGGGTACCCGAGCCAATAGGCATATCAACGACTGCATTTGATTTCTTCCAACTGAATCACCGACAAGTGCCAACGATTTGTTCCTAACCAAATCTAAAAACAGAAATGGGTCGAAAATGGGTAGCTCACACCCATTAGGCTTCCATCTCCACTTCAAATAATCACTATCGGGTCTTCCATACTTCATACAATTTTGGTGTTCATGGATCGCATAACAGGTCATATTCGTGTAATATGGAGCATCCGGATTCCAGACCCATTCGCCGGTGAAGATATCGCATATCTCCGGCTCTTTAATCTTTATCTTTTGTTCCTCAGCAGCATGGTAATTGGGTGAAATTTCAGAGGGATGTTGGGTTGCTAAATCTGCTGGGTACAAATTAAATGGGTGATAAAGAGGGATAATACCCAAAACGACAACTgctaaaactaaaagtaagaaTATTCTTGGTGTTCTTTGGGTTGAAGTGGAGTATTTCCCAAAGGGAAGCTCCATTTTTTTGTGGGAATTTCTTCAATGAAGAGTTGAAAAAGGAAAGTAGAGAtgggagaaagaagaaaggaagaaaaaacaaaacaaagtaGGCTGTaaggaagaaaaaacaaaacaaagtaGGCTGTTAAAAACACATAGTGGATGTATAATGAAAAGAGGGCCAGTTTGCACATGTATGTTGACTCTATGAACGTGCTAATCACATATTTTAAGCTTCTTTGTACTAAGTATTAATTCCTCATCAATTAGCAGATATAATTTGGATATTAATCACTACAGATCCATCATTTAAGATCTACTACAATCTAATTATAGCGCACAGACACAACTAGACTTTTTTACTTCTACTAGGGAGGTagtaacttcttttttttttttagtgtagTACGTAGTAATTTGATTAAATATTCCCTCGTTATGTAATTATTTGTATTAGTAAATTATGAAATCATGTTATGGAACCATCAAAAATGTAATTAGAGGTTTTAAATTTGAGcttttgatataaattttttttctggTGAAAAGCACAAATAcgaattaatcaaattttaatacgAATATAAgacattaaataaaataaaaattaaaaaatcatgttatGAAACTTTTGTTGAGCAGTTTGCATAGTTTGGGTAACATACTTTCTGATTAGTTCGATATTcttaaaaatgacttttagCTGTGTCCCGAAGCTTCTTGCGTATATGTGAAATGTAGGGAAGAAtgcaagtaaaaaaataatttttggtggTACAATGTGCAATGATGTTGGTACTAGTGTCGGTGGCCTCATATGTATCAATCCTTAGTgttgtaaataatttatttggcAAAACGCGTGGTGAACTGGTGGCTCATTAGTTGTCTCCACTATACAGAGGTAACTAAGGAACacgttttcaattttttatttatggacTGATCTAGTAGTATGTAAAATTTTTAGGAACAAAATTACTTAAGGAATAACAAATATTGTATCAATTTATCTGtctgattttgacttgatattaaaattaaaaaagtaaagattttttttgaattttatagtgttaaactaaaaatataaaaaatatatactaaaatAGCTTTTAAACTTGTCATCCGAACATATCATACAAACAATTGTAATTAGAAAGttgagcaaaaaaaataaaaggaatttTACACGAATCCTATAGTGTTTagagttaattatattatatctttactattttctaaattacaaaaattccttaaatttggtggaatccgGATACACCCGAAAACGTCCCACGTAAAGTGATTTATCTGACTGATTTATTgtgtaaagtgatgtatccgagagaataggaaagagtaaaaaaaatttgtgattttttcaaatgataggagattttagagaatattataaaataagttgtgtatttagataatatttttttaaaaaaatacattttcttaAAGAACTTAACGAAAAAAACACCAACGAGTTGAAAGAGAAGAAATACTGATTTCCAAATGAGAGGAATACCGTATTAATTACGAGATAACACTTCATCTTATGCATTTATTATAGTATGAAAAAACTAATACACTTAAGCATTATAACTACATAGTATAGACTATTATAAGTCGTACTGTTAGAGATATATTTCTTGAGTAAAATGGAATAATTCCAAAAGATAAAATTTACAAAAGTGGTATTTGCAttatcttttctctttttttgtggAACAATTCCCCCCTTCTAACCAAACCAAAAAGAATTACCCTAATAAGTAACATAtcacaagaaaaagaaactttttttcCAGAAAATCCTAAGAGATGAGATATAATAATTAATCTCCCACTTCTCTTTTCAACAACTCTACTAAGAAATCATTCCAAGCATCAATTGGTCCAGGCAAACACCAATGAACACAATCATTAGGTACCGTAACGTTTGGATTAGTATATCGACCATATTTACTAGGATGACCATCTGGTCTCAACAACATAGGTTGTGTTGCATCAAACAACCTAAATTTCAATCCTCTTCTTCTCCCTGCTCTTTGTGCAATCTTTAATTCATCCAATTGAATCTTATAAAACTCCAAATTATAACCTTCAAGTTTCTTCTCATTCCTCTTAAACGGTTTAGTCCTTGCACAATCTCCACCTTTATCCCAAGGCCCGTTCTCAAAATGCGATGGGGCAAAAGTCCTCAAAAACGTTACACCTTTATAGTTTTGGAGGCTATTAATAGCCCGAAATGCAGTACGAAAAGCCCGTCTGTAGCTGAAATACGATGTTACATGGTTAACGTTCGATTGCGGACAGTAGAGGCAACCGACAAGGCGACGATTTAAGTAAAACATTGTTGGACGGAAAAACCAATGGCCAGCagaaataataacataatcgAAACCTTGGATTTGGTTCGTCCAGAATTCGTCGAATTCATCAAGATACAAGTTGAAGGGTTGTGTGACATCATTTGGGTCGGTTTTTTCAGTTTTTACCAAATAGGGTGCCCAAAACATGGAAATGTTGAAGTCGTAGTCTTTGTAGATCCAACGTCTGTTTTCGTCTTGTGTTTCTGAAACATCCTCTGGATATACAACctgaaagaaacaaaaataaaatgatttgaaaacCAACGTCTGTTTTCATTGATTTACTTAACAttatcttttctttgtttttaatatgcaaaatttcaagtttatgtTTGACTTAATTATTGTGTACCTCAAAGACCAAACCTTAAACTTTGGTCGTATTTTTATGAGGATTCTATTTATCGTAGAATTTCTATTCAAGATTATTGTAGTTCCTTTTCGGACAGTTATAGGACAATCGTCAATAGGTGGTATAAGGTAGGGTAAGGTGGGTGGTACGGCTCAGATTGCAATCACTCTTACTTCCTAATTGTGTGTGGGCTGAGCTTAGAGCACATGAAGCTCACCACTACCTCGTAAGGGCATTGAGACCagaatttcaaaccaaaaaaatgaaTGAGTTAGAATTAAGGACTatttaatgaaaaagaaatgagaaCTTACCTTGGACAAGAGACATATCAATGATTGCATATGATTTCTTGCAACAGAGTCTCCAACAAATGCAAGAGATTTGCCTCTAATAAATTCCAAGAATTGAGTAGGATCAAATATGGGCAACTCACAAGCATCAGGTTTCCACCTCCATTTCAAGAAGTCAGAATCAGgcctttcaaatttcaagcaattttgatgttgttgaatAGCATAACATGTATCATTTGTATAATAAGGTCCTTCTGGATTTTTCACCCATTCTCCTGAAAATAAGTCGCAAGATTCACTACTACGTGATACTTCAGATGGCAAAATTCTAACATTGTCATTGCTAAGTTGTTTCTTTTGATCTGTTTTTTCTGGGACGACTTTAGGTACCGTGAAGTCACGTTGATGATGTCCGGACTTTTTTCTAGCAGGTTGATTATGTCTATCGAGTTTTTTTCTAGGTTCGGGTTGCACTTTCTTATCTGTTATGTCACTTTTGGTCACAAATTTCGTACTTTTCTCATCTTTTTCAGgtttttcttgttcttgttctggttcatgttcttgttgttgttcttcttcctTTATGGGCACGTTACAAGGTTTCGTGGGCACGTCCTCCACAGGATATGGATGATTGACTTGCAAATCATTATCTAAATGATCAACAACCTGAATTGTATCTTCTGAATTAGAAGAAATAACTTCTGAAATTTTCTTTTGAGAAGAATAACGTATAGAAGGATAATAAATAGGAATAATTGTGAATAATATGGTAATGACAATAAGAGGAGCAAGTTTTGGTGCGGTTTTTCTTCGTGTTTGTGGTTTCCTTATTGGAAGTTCAGAGGATTGGAACTTCATGGAGAGAGCTTTGTATGAACATtaagaggaaaaaaatattacaaaattataaagtaaaagagaagaagaagaaagaaagaaagaaagaaaaataagagagGTAGTgagtaaagaaaatattaaagaaagagAGTTTACGCATGTTGCGCTAAATTCATTAACAAAGTGGTGGTCATCTCTTAACCAAAACTTAGTAACACCAAAAGCGCCAAAACAAAGAAATTAGTAATGATATTATGATATATAGCTAGTATTGAATCTAGCACACATTTTTTTATGGgatggttattttttttttataaccgttGTGTCTATACTCTATACTAGCTTAATTTTGTATGCCTTAGATTCTATTAGGTATCTCCTATCAGTATAGGCATGAATAATGCTTATCAAAGcttagataaattaaaaagaaattactaTACCTAGCTTTATTTTGTGTTTCATATTTTGTGAAGTATTTATTGAAGCATTTTGGGATAGGTGAATACAATTTGTAAACTTTTATTGGATGGGTGAGCAACATACAAGGAAAACACTGGGCCGTACTCGAAATATTCAGAATGAATTGGACTTACTGTTAGGAGACCATCAATTGTTAAATGAATCTTTCTGAGGATCCTAAACAGTAAACAGTACCCTTATAATGCTGGCCCTCTAAGATCAAGAAAGAATATATGAAGGATCAAGACTTACAATTCATGAATTTCATATGGCGAACATAGATTGATCAAAGTAAATATAACCTGTTTTGAATCTGAACTGGTAAAACATTACTGATGGAGTACAATTTTTTACAGTCATTTTTTAGTACTATTTGTTAGGATGTCCCATATCGGTAGAGGGATGGGAaattggtctccttatatggatttGGGCAAACCTCTTCcttttgagctagcttttggggttgagttaggcccaaatGTCATATCTTGACATGGAATTAGAGTCGGGAACTCCCATTTAGAAGTGTTCACACTCCAGTTCACCGATGATGGACACCCTTCGCTGgaaaattatatcatttatataagtaaaatgcCTACTTAAATtggttaaatttaatattttggacacccttagCATAATGAGAAGCAGCAGCGTAGTGGTGTGAAGCTCTCcctctcattttatatgtcacatttttactttgcacttgcattaaaaaatgatgtaactttaccaTTCTATCCTTATTCAaattttttggaactcaagttttcaatcaatgaatatgaattaatttattttgattaattaatttaaccaatgaacatgaatcatttacttaatttttttaagttggtcaaatatatattttcaaagctaacaactcacaagggtaaaaaaggaacaatatggtaatttatgcattgattttatgaaatgacaagtactCCTATTATgaaccaactatttatagaaagggatgacatataaaatgggacggagggaatattaaattttttatttttgaagtcaTTCAGATATTATTCatcaaaacaatttttaattagaaatctACTTCTAGTAGCCAATTCAATTCTCAATGAATTGGACTTaactttatatttcttttcattaaaatttgaaataaaattttaaatgtaattatttaacttaaagttaattaaaaaattctaaACTATTCATAAAGCGAACAAAAGAACACCTCGTTTGATTTTGATTCCATTATTCATGTctcattattgttgttgtcaACAGAAATTAGTGAAAACTTGAAacataaaaatgatttcattttAAGCTTAACCCANAGGATCAAGACTTACAATTCATGAATTTCATATGGCTAACATAGATTGATCAAAGTAAATATAACCTGTTTTGAATCTGAACTGGTAAAACATTACTGATGGAGTACAATTTTTTACAGTCATTTTTTAGTACTATTTGTTAGGATGTCCCATATCGGTAGAGGGATGGGAaattggtctccttatatggatttGGGCAAACCTCTTCcttttgagctagcttttggggttgagttaggcccaaatGTCATATCTTGACATGGAATTAGAGTCGAGAACTCCCATTTAGAAGTGTTCACGCTCCAGTTCACCGATGATGGGCCCCATTTAGAAGTGTTCACTCCAGTTCCCAACTGAgtgtgtccaattggacacccttcgctggaaaattatatcatttatataagtaaaatgcCTACTTAAATtggttaaatttaatattttggacacccttaacATAATGAGAAGCAGCGGCGTAGTGGTGTGAAGCTctccgtttcattttatatgtcacatttttactttgcacttgcattaataaatgatataactttaccattttatccttattcaaaatttttggaactcaagttttcaatcaatgaatatgaattaatttattttaattaaataatttaaccaatgaacatgaatcatttacttaatttttctaagttggtcaaatgtatattttcaaggctaataactcacaagggtaaaaaaggaacaatatggtaatttatgcattgattttatgaaatgataaGTACTCCTATTATgaaccaactatttatagaaaggaatgacatataaaatgggacggaaggagtattaaatttgttatttttgaagTCATTTAGATGttattcatcaaaataatttttaattagaaatctACTTCTAGTAGCCAATTCAATTCTCAATGAATTGGACTTAActtcatatttcttttcattaaaatttgaaataaaatttttaaatgtaattatttaacttaaaattaattaaaaaattctaaACTATTCATAAAGCGAACAAAAGAACATCTCGTTTGATTCTGATTCCATTATTCATGTctcattattgttgttgtcaCCAGAGATTAGTGAAAACTTGAAACATAAAAATGCTTTCATTTTAAGCTTaaccccccctccccctctttttcttttctttgttcgtTCACTTCATACTAAATTAAACACAAATATTAAAACTAAATATTATgcaatttgtttttaaaaatttttggAGCATTTattcgtaaaaaaaaaaagtaatattaatattaagtagtttaattttaaatttttcaatacaCCCATTTATCGAAAAAAATTGCTTATGTAATACTTGAACATTCTTCGTAAAATTTCTAGCTTCACCACTGAGTGTTAAGATGTTCCACATCTAACACTATTTTGTCTACAAGTTATATAAGTACTAACTTGTTTGGATCATTAAAGTTACAGTATAAAATGCAAATACAAATTACGTGTACTTTATTAAAATTGCAGTATATAAGACTAATACTTGTACCTTTTTCTATCCTTTGCACAATCAACTCCATAGCTCCATAAGCAATATACATTATAGTTGAGACAGTAGTGAACACACTACATCTCATGACAGCTCTTCAAATAATTGGTGAATAAATGAAGGAATAATcatgaaaagaaataaacaacacAATTCGATccagaatttaaagtttatgaatttATACAGAAATCTCAAATTGATATATAACAATAACTATCCTCCAcagtaaaatatttaataaatttactaatacATATAGGATCTGAGTAAGAATTATTCTACTCACGTGACCTATGGAGTTTGCTTTATCAAAGAGGGTTGTGGCCTCTGGTCCACTTTTATTGTAGAGCAGAATATATGTCTCAGTATTAATTAGGATGCTCAATCAATCAATTGTCGAAAAGAGGACTCGACATATACCCAAAGTTATGGTGAGGACTGATGAAGGTGTTTGCTGCCTCCATTAATGATAAATACATTCACCTTCTtttgtttatcatatttttttccctttttgtatttttcttcatGTCTTATGGAATCTCATCTGTACTTGTCATGAATTCTAGTGCcgtattataatattaaaacaactctttttttgacaaattaatcAACTCTCGCTatcaaaataagaagaaaaaaaatgcaaagTACAATTTTTATAACCACATGAAACCAAATATTTAAGAATGGCAATTACAAAGACTcaaataatctgaatataaaagaaaaagaagcttGATTAGGTCACTCAAGAAAAACTAGGATTTATATTTTATGAGTTCAATATTTAAGATTTTAGTGTGAAATTtattatatctttaattttattcacTATAACAAAAGTACTATGTTCATATGAACCCTATAATCCGCTTTTAGGTGATTGTGATAGGCTGATGTATAACAGTAGAATATTTCAGGAAACAACCGTATGTGCGTAGTATTTCTAGAAGTTCTCATattatatacacaaaataaCAAACGGTTCCACTACAATATTATTGAATGTCAAGGCTGTAATACTTTTCCagcaaaaacaaagaagaaaaaataatataggaACTGTTTAGGCAATCGTAACCCATGTCAAGATGGGTCGACCCGATAAATTAAGTTGGGGTTATTACCTCTCCTATGTTTGTTTGGATAAAATGCATGAGTCAATTTAGACTAAATAATgactaattaataattcaactagctgattcaaaattatttgttcattattcttttatttataatgataatatcaaacaaattaaaatccaaaaaaaaatccttctatttataaaaattaagtgATGATTTTTCAGAATAGGTCGTATTTTTTATGAACAATTATGTCTGTTCAAATTAAGATATATGTATATTACAAATTTTCTAACAATTTCTATTGTACATTGCAATTGTAAGTATAAATTCTATCAACTATACCATTTTCTCCCCTCTTTTTTTCCTCGGATAAAATGCATGAGTCAATTTAGACTAAATAATgactaattaataattcaacttGCTGActcaaaaattatttgtcattaattcttatatttatcataatatatcaaacaaatcaaaatccaaaaaaaaatccttctATTAATAGAAATTAAGTgatgatttttcaaaataaaccGTATTTTTTTATGAACAGTCATGTCTATTCAATTTAAGAATATTTAATGCATGAGTCAAGTTAGACTAAATAATgactaattaataattcaacttgttgactcaaaaattattttccatttattcttttatttataatgatatatcaaacaaatcaagatacaaaaaaaaacctTCTATTTATAGAAATTAAGTAATGAATTTTCCAAATAAGACATTCTTTTAAAACAGTTGTGTCTGTTCAAATAAAGATCTCTCTATATTAAAGATTTTCTAACAATTTCTACTATACATTGCAATTGTAAGTTTAAATTCCATCAGCTATTCCATTTTCTCCTCTCCTTttttccttctccttcttcatcAAGTTATAATAAAGTGTGAATGTGACTCTCATATTCCCTTTCCTTATTTCCGTAATCTTGACCAAATGTAAATGGAGTAATTttttatgaagaaataaaacaGGTTATTGGTTTTTTCATCAAAGGAGGAGTCAATGTCTTTTTCTTACTACATATATAACTGAAATATGCGTGGTCCACTTTAAAAACTGTTAAAATGCCTTCATTGCATGATATCCAACCGTTATTCATTCACATTATCTCCCTCACTTGGCTTTCCTCCAAACGTCACCTAAAACCAAATTAacacccccccaccccccacccccacccacgCATAAAAAAAATCTCCTTACTTTCTTCTTATCTGTAAAAAATTCAAAGATTACAGCAATTTTTTTGGTAGTACCACTACTATAAAAGCAGCctcttgttttatatttattgcATTAACAACATCACTCAAATTCCTTTTTAGTCTTTGTCACCCTTGTATGATTTTGCTTTACTTTCTTGGTATGCTTCTGTTTTTTCTTGTCTTTAATTTCTGTTTATAATCTTTCTGGTATTGGTACTTATAGGTTACAGTATTATTCTTTTTGCAGGGTGGTTTTAATTaatcaagaagaaaatgatggGATTTGAGAGATTGATGGTGAATTTGAAGACGAAACTGAGGAGGTCCTTTAAAATGAAGGAATCATACGACAAGATTGAGAAGAGTGAAAGCATGAGAGTGGAGATTAGGAGCAAGAAGGCTCGTAAGCTTATTGAACAGACTCTTAAAATTGCTGATTCCCCCAAATCCCGAAGCTATCCTTTCTAGTAATCTGTTTAGTATCTtgtaatgacaaaattaatCCCAACTTTCAtaagaaaacaaattatatGCAGAAGTTTAGTGGAATCTCTATCTTCTTCTCATTCTAATTTTAGCATGCACATGAAGAACTAGCAGTAGTTATTGAGATACATGAATCAATAGTTAGTCAATAAATGACTCTCTGTTTGCTTTTCCTTTTTAGACATTTAGTATTCAAAATTCACTGATTCAATATGATTCCACGCGCAGTAATtgtattaaaaaggaaaaagcatTAAGAAGTTcttcattttgagttttgaccATACTTGAAGCCTTTGATTACAGATGCTTTATGTCAAGTTGTGTTAGTTTAGAAAATAGTGACAATTCATAGATGAGTTAATTAACATCCATTGCATCTATCTACCCCTCTCTCAATATATGAAAGCAGAGCACgttttagttatttgtttttttctgaCCTGTTTAGCCTGAATTCTTGCATTTGCAGCCACTAAATTTTTTTCACCTTCTTTTACTTTCCGGAGTATTCTCCGGTAGAATAGAGAAGTGGTTTTTTTGTTTGGGTAGATTCATGACACTTCATAGTATTTCAATAATGTATCTTTAGTTTTTCGTTGAAGTTGTTGGAAATTTTTTTAGACTAGAACTAGAAAGCTTGTTACTTAAGAATGGATTTAGAATATTCATATAGTCAACAACTAATTTGAGATAGAAGTAATTGACTGATTGAATGATTGGATGTTGATACTTAATAGTTAACTGATATTATATTTACTGAATCTGTAAAATTCCCCATTTCAATCTTTTTGTactaatcaacaaaatataaaaaagaagtcTCATTCAGGCTTTGTACTAACCAACTCATATAAATCTCTGGTAGATTGTCCTGCTTCTTACCAGATCTACTCAACTATCACTCTTATGTAGGATCCACTATAGAATAACTAAACATTGTTTAGTGGGAATGATCcaagaaaagagaaaacaaacaagggaagaaattaattagtGTCTTTATTGTTGAACTATTGCCTAGACTGAGATGTGATTAGCATGCAACAAGACAAATGATGAGTCATTGACAGAAAAAGCAAGAAATGAAAAAGCTATGCaaacaaaaacacaaataaattaaagCCATGCAAGTTTGGCTTTGTGCCTACTTTTGATAGTCAGCACAGCTAAATTATTTTAGGCAAAATGATGGTAAGCAGAGTACGGTAATGAAGAAAGTGAGACATCAAAGCACtacatgttaaaaaaaaataaaaattacatgtGTCTATGGTGACGTGGATAGTGCCTGGACATATTCTCTATGTCAGCTGCAGGATCtgttttttacatttttattttttcccccTC
The Solanum stenotomum isolate F172 chromosome 12, ASM1918654v1, whole genome shotgun sequence DNA segment above includes these coding regions:
- the LOC125848169 gene encoding protein trichome birefringence-like 19 isoform X2, producing the protein MRCSVFTTVSTIMYIAYGAMELIVQRIEKGEWVKNPEGPYYTNDTCYAIQQHQNCLKFERPDSDFLKWRWKPDACELPIFDPTQFLEFIRGKSLAFVGDSVARNHMQSLICLLSKVVYPEDVSETQDENRRWIYKDYDFNISMFWAPYLVKTEKTDPNDVTQPFNLYLDEFDEFWTNQIQGFDYVIISAGHWFFRPTMFYLNRRLVGCLYCPQSNVNHVTSYFSYRRAFRTAFRAINSLQNYKGVTFLRTFAPSHFENGPWDKGGDCARTKPFKRNEKKLEGYNLEFYKIQLDELKIAQRAGRRRGLKFRLFDATQPMLLRPDGHPSKYGRYTNPNVTVPNDCVHWCLPGPIDAWNDFLVELLKREVGD
- the LOC125848169 gene encoding protein trichome birefringence-like 19 isoform X1; this translates as MKFQSSELPIRKPQTRRKTAPKLAPLIVITILFTIIPIYYPSIRYSSQKKISEVISSNSEDTIQVVDHLDNDLQVNHPYPVEDVPTKPCNVPIKEEEQQQEHEPEQEQEKPEKDEKSTKFVTKSDITDKKVQPEPRKKLDRHNQPARKKSGHHQRDFTVPKVVPEKTDQKKQLSNDNVRILPSEVSRSSESCDLFSGEWVKNPEGPYYTNDTCYAIQQHQNCLKFERPDSDFLKWRWKPDACELPIFDPTQFLEFIRGKSLAFVGDSVARNHMQSLICLLSKVVYPEDVSETQDENRRWIYKDYDFNISMFWAPYLVKTEKTDPNDVTQPFNLYLDEFDEFWTNQIQGFDYVIISAGHWFFRPTMFYLNRRLVGCLYCPQSNVNHVTSYFSYRRAFRTAFRAINSLQNYKGVTFLRTFAPSHFENGPWDKGGDCARTKPFKRNEKKLEGYNLEFYKIQLDELKIAQRAGRRRGLKFRLFDATQPMLLRPDGHPSKYGRYTNPNVTVPNDCVHWCLPGPIDAWNDFLVELLKREVGD